One window from the genome of Bradyrhizobium xenonodulans encodes:
- a CDS encoding xanthine dehydrogenase family protein molybdopterin-binding subunit — translation MGHMHNLSRRAFAFGSAAIAGGIAFGSYGIAEAATTAGDNPLSAGLGPNSVTFNPWVEISPDKITLIAQHADIGQGVGSVQPIMIAEEMDLDPGQFEVRFAGPSPAYFNTGFAEELAPFLAPDQSPAAEEARAKTLEWLRQSGLQMTGGSSTLPDTYEKLRVAGAVARETLKAAAAKRSGIAVADLRTQSGHVIMPDGTKIAYVDLSADAAKIPPVLDAKPRDPSKWRILGRPMMRLDIRDKVMGELKFGIDLKMDGMLYAAVKLNPGKGQPLKSYDASKARTMPGVKKILEIKNGVAVIATNSWYAMKAVDAVICEWAPSTYPADQADHWKVLESSFKPEFLGKEWRKTGDVEAALKTGKLVEAEYRAPYVGHQPLEPLNGIGLVTDKGMEIWVGHQSPRFVQYVAATAIGLKPEQVTFHNQWSGGSFGHRLEYENVRVLAEIADQMKGTPIKLVFSREEDFLQDIPRQIAIARHRGSVDKNKIVAADLQLASTAPFKGLLERSGTPTKDPDGQLAAGLWNVYYDIPNFRGTSYEAQGLSPCTTWRSVGASTSGFFTESFIDELIHAAGLDPMKARVAMCTVPHYRKVLETVAEMSDWKGPLGNGRGRGVAFVESFGTPVAEVVEVSMTDRGIKIDKVWIAADVGKVIDPVNFENQVQGGVIWGLGHAINCELTYAKGAVQQTNYNHHEAMRIYQCPVIEVRGLENDPKVRGVGEPPVPPAAPALANAIFAATGKRIREMPFNKFIDFV, via the coding sequence ATGGGCCACATGCATAATCTGTCCCGCCGCGCTTTCGCATTTGGCTCCGCCGCCATCGCCGGCGGCATCGCTTTCGGTTCCTATGGTATTGCGGAAGCAGCCACCACCGCCGGTGACAATCCCCTCTCCGCCGGTCTCGGACCGAACTCCGTGACTTTCAATCCCTGGGTCGAGATCAGCCCGGACAAGATCACGCTGATCGCGCAGCACGCCGACATCGGCCAGGGCGTCGGCTCGGTGCAGCCGATCATGATCGCCGAGGAGATGGACCTCGATCCCGGCCAGTTCGAAGTTCGCTTCGCCGGCCCCAGCCCCGCCTACTTCAATACCGGTTTTGCAGAAGAACTCGCGCCGTTTCTTGCGCCTGACCAGAGTCCGGCCGCCGAGGAAGCGCGCGCCAAGACGCTCGAATGGCTCAGGCAGTCCGGCTTGCAGATGACCGGCGGGTCGAGCACGCTGCCGGACACCTATGAAAAGCTGCGTGTTGCCGGCGCGGTCGCACGCGAAACACTGAAGGCCGCCGCCGCCAAGCGGTCGGGCATCGCTGTGGCTGACCTGCGCACCCAATCAGGCCATGTGATCATGCCCGACGGCACCAAGATCGCCTATGTCGATCTCTCCGCGGACGCCGCAAAAATTCCGCCGGTGCTCGATGCCAAGCCGCGTGATCCCTCGAAATGGCGCATCCTGGGCAGGCCGATGATGCGCCTCGACATTCGCGACAAGGTCATGGGGGAGCTGAAATTCGGCATCGACCTGAAGATGGACGGCATGCTGTATGCCGCCGTCAAGCTGAACCCCGGCAAGGGCCAGCCCCTGAAGTCATACGACGCGAGCAAGGCGCGCACGATGCCGGGGGTCAAGAAGATCCTGGAAATCAAGAATGGCGTCGCGGTGATCGCGACGAACAGCTGGTACGCAATGAAGGCGGTCGACGCCGTCATTTGCGAGTGGGCGCCCTCAACCTATCCCGCCGACCAAGCCGATCATTGGAAGGTGCTGGAATCCTCGTTCAAGCCTGAATTCCTCGGTAAGGAGTGGCGGAAGACCGGCGATGTCGAAGCCGCGCTAAAGACGGGCAAGCTTGTCGAGGCCGAATATCGCGCCCCCTATGTGGGGCACCAGCCGCTCGAGCCACTGAACGGAATCGGCCTCGTCACCGACAAGGGGATGGAGATCTGGGTCGGCCATCAGAGCCCCCGCTTCGTGCAGTATGTCGCGGCGACGGCGATCGGCCTCAAGCCGGAACAGGTCACCTTCCACAATCAGTGGTCCGGTGGAAGTTTTGGCCACCGTCTCGAATACGAGAACGTCCGCGTTCTCGCCGAGATCGCCGATCAGATGAAGGGCACGCCGATCAAGCTGGTGTTCTCGCGCGAGGAGGATTTCCTCCAGGATATCCCGCGGCAGATTGCGATCGCCCGGCACCGCGGCAGCGTCGACAAGAACAAGATCGTCGCAGCAGACTTGCAACTCGCCTCGACGGCTCCGTTCAAGGGACTGCTCGAACGTTCGGGCACACCAACAAAAGATCCCGACGGGCAATTGGCCGCAGGGCTCTGGAATGTCTACTACGACATCCCCAATTTCCGGGGCACGAGCTACGAGGCGCAAGGACTGTCGCCGTGCACCACGTGGCGGTCGGTCGGCGCCTCCACATCGGGCTTCTTCACCGAAAGCTTCATCGACGAGCTGATCCATGCGGCCGGTCTCGATCCCATGAAGGCACGCGTCGCGATGTGCACCGTGCCGCACTATCGCAAGGTGCTGGAGACGGTCGCGGAGATGTCGGACTGGAAGGGACCGCTCGGCAACGGCAGGGGCCGCGGCGTCGCGTTCGTGGAATCCTTTGGCACACCGGTCGCAGAAGTCGTCGAGGTCTCGATGACGGACAGGGGCATCAAGATCGACAAGGTCTGGATCGCGGCCGATGTCGGCAAGGTGATCGATCCCGTCAATTTCGAGAACCAGGTTCAGGGCGGCGTCATCTGGGGCCTCGGCCACGCCATCAATTGCGAGCTCACTTACGCCAAGGGCGCGGTGCAGCAGACCAATTACAACCATCACGAAGCGATGCGGATCTACCAATGCCCCGTCATCGAGGTGCGCGGGCTCGAGAACGATCCCAAGGTGAGAGGCGTCGGCGAGCCGCCGGTTCCTCCTGCCGCGCCTGCGCTCGCCAACGCGATCTTCGCTGCGACCGGCAAGCGCATCCGCGAAATGCCCTTCAACAAGTTCATCGATTTCGTGTGA
- a CDS encoding (2Fe-2S)-binding protein, with product MIELTVNGTKHRVDVVPEMPLLWVLRDELGITSPKYGCGVAQCGACTVQIDGMAVRSCQAHIGEVAGKSVVTLEGLEKREQNPVIQAWIEHQVPQCGYCQTGQIMQAISLLDLISNPTDDEINQVMSGNLCRCGTYPRIRAAIHAAAARKMAEK from the coding sequence ATGATCGAGCTCACCGTCAATGGGACCAAACATCGCGTTGATGTCGTTCCCGAGATGCCACTGCTTTGGGTCCTGCGCGACGAGCTCGGCATCACCAGCCCCAAATACGGCTGCGGGGTCGCGCAATGCGGCGCCTGCACCGTCCAGATCGACGGAATGGCCGTCCGGTCCTGTCAGGCGCATATCGGCGAGGTCGCGGGCAAGTCGGTCGTTACGCTCGAAGGCCTGGAGAAACGGGAGCAGAACCCGGTCATTCAGGCCTGGATCGAACATCAGGTGCCGCAATGCGGTTATTGCCAGACCGGCCAAATCATGCAGGCCATCTCGCTGCTCGATCTGATTTCCAACCCGACGGACGACGAGATCAACCAGGTGATGTCGGGCAATCTCTGCCGCTGCGGCACCTATCCGCGCATCCGCGCGGCGATTCATGCAGCTGCCGCAAGAAAGATGGCGGAGAAGTGA
- a CDS encoding GlcG/HbpS family heme-binding protein has translation MPRSYTRLTLDDAKRMLAASEAAALRIGLPYNIAIVDAGGNLVAFVRQDGALIGSIDLAICKARTARLFDKTTAELAHLAQPNGPLFGIAQSNEGKVVIFGGGLPVRIAGSIVGAVGASAGSVEQDEEVARAALDAIEAAQGLSSILAKQATAR, from the coding sequence ATGCCCAGATCCTACACCAGGCTCACACTGGATGATGCCAAGCGCATGCTGGCGGCGAGCGAGGCTGCCGCTCTCAGGATCGGGCTTCCCTACAACATTGCCATCGTCGATGCTGGCGGCAATCTCGTCGCGTTCGTACGGCAGGACGGCGCCCTGATCGGGAGCATCGATCTTGCCATCTGCAAGGCCAGGACGGCGCGACTGTTCGACAAGACCACGGCGGAGCTCGCGCATCTGGCCCAGCCCAACGGTCCGTTGTTCGGCATCGCGCAGAGCAACGAGGGCAAGGTCGTGATTTTCGGCGGCGGACTGCCGGTGCGGATCGCCGGCAGCATCGTCGGCGCCGTCGGTGCAAGTGCAGGCTCGGTGGAGCAGGACGAAGAAGTGGCCCGTGCAGCCCTCGACGCGATCGAAGCCGCACAAGGGCTATCATCAATCCTTGCAAAGCAGGCGACAGCGCGATGA
- a CDS encoding patatin-like phospholipase family protein, with protein sequence MDARTSQPAHPTHQPPSRGWRPERCDRVALVLQGGGALGAYQAGVYQALHEAGIEPDWVCGVSIGAINSAIIAGNKPEKRLEALRIFWERITNRKIWHYTPDGDVFRQWRNLYSSWMTSAMGQPGFFTPHQVNPWLSPVGAKTATSYYDTMPLKESLLELVDFDLINEKKVRFAVGAVNVLSGNFIYFDNAHDEIEPEHIMASGALPPALPMVRIGTDHFWDGGIVSNTPLQHLLDQEDALNSLVFQVDLFSARGVLPRSIQDVMARHKDIMYSSRTRHNTDVYRRTHNLKVLLYKALAKLPDDELSEEERKLKASLCNMPEIAILHLIYQQKAYEGDAKDHEFSGTSMREHWTSGYEDTKRTLKRRDWIKMPDEGMGLVVHDVHRETESA encoded by the coding sequence ATGGACGCCCGCACGTCGCAACCGGCTCATCCAACACATCAGCCGCCGTCACGGGGCTGGCGGCCCGAGCGCTGCGACCGCGTCGCGCTGGTGCTGCAGGGCGGCGGCGCGCTCGGCGCCTACCAGGCCGGCGTCTACCAGGCACTGCACGAGGCCGGCATCGAGCCCGACTGGGTCTGTGGCGTCTCGATCGGTGCGATCAACTCCGCCATCATCGCCGGCAACAAGCCGGAGAAGCGGCTCGAGGCGCTGCGCATCTTCTGGGAGCGCATCACCAACCGCAAGATCTGGCACTACACGCCCGACGGCGACGTCTTCCGCCAGTGGCGCAACCTCTACAGCTCCTGGATGACCTCGGCGATGGGCCAGCCCGGCTTCTTCACGCCCCACCAGGTCAATCCCTGGCTCAGCCCGGTCGGCGCCAAGACCGCGACCAGCTATTACGACACGATGCCGCTGAAGGAGAGCCTGCTCGAGCTCGTCGACTTCGACCTCATCAACGAGAAGAAGGTCCGCTTCGCGGTCGGCGCCGTCAACGTGCTCTCCGGCAATTTCATCTATTTCGACAACGCCCATGACGAGATCGAGCCGGAGCACATCATGGCCTCCGGCGCCCTGCCCCCGGCGCTGCCAATGGTGCGGATCGGCACCGATCATTTCTGGGACGGCGGCATCGTCTCCAACACGCCGCTGCAGCATCTGCTCGACCAGGAAGACGCGCTCAATTCGCTGGTGTTCCAGGTCGACCTGTTCAGCGCGCGCGGCGTGCTGCCGCGCTCGATCCAGGACGTGATGGCCCGCCACAAGGACATCATGTATTCCTCGCGCACGCGCCACAACACCGACGTCTACCGCCGCACCCACAATCTCAAGGTGCTGCTCTACAAGGCGCTGGCAAAGCTTCCCGACGACGAACTGTCGGAGGAGGAGCGCAAGCTGAAGGCGAGCCTGTGCAACATGCCGGAGATCGCGATCCTGCATCTGATCTACCAGCAGAAGGCCTATGAGGGCGACGCCAAGGACCACGAATTCTCGGGCACCTCGATGCGCGAGCACTGGACCAGCGGCTATGAAGACACCAAGCGCACCCTGAAGCGCCGCGACTGGATCAAGATGCCCGACGAAGGCATGGGCCTCGTGGTGCACGATGTGCACCGGGAGACGGAGAGCGCGTAA
- a CDS encoding acetoacetate decarboxylase translates to MRSEDVLRLPSMPAAGPSYPAGPYRFVNREFLVITYETDPDLIRAGLPEPLEPIDQPIVHYEWIKMPDSSGFGSYTESGLVIPARLNGEEVNFVSQMYLDDDPPIAAGREIWGFPKKYAHPKLEIVKDTLTGTLEYAGQLVAMGTMGYKHESMAGNGDLTRATLSKTQINLKMIPGVDGRLEVCQLVAINLVDIVPKGSWMGPGRLHLVPHVNAPVADFPVRRCIGAHHYIADLTLPFGRVVHDYVKEAEAAALTGLAAE, encoded by the coding sequence ATGCGCAGCGAAGACGTGTTGAGACTTCCGTCCATGCCGGCAGCCGGGCCGAGCTATCCCGCCGGGCCGTATCGCTTCGTCAACCGCGAATTCCTGGTCATCACCTACGAGACCGATCCGGATCTGATCCGCGCCGGCCTGCCCGAGCCGCTGGAGCCGATCGACCAGCCGATCGTGCATTACGAATGGATCAAGATGCCGGACTCCTCCGGATTCGGCAGCTACACCGAGTCCGGTCTCGTCATCCCCGCGCGCCTCAACGGCGAGGAGGTCAATTTCGTCTCGCAGATGTATCTGGACGACGATCCGCCGATCGCCGCCGGCCGCGAGATCTGGGGTTTCCCCAAGAAGTACGCCCATCCCAAGCTCGAGATCGTCAAGGACACGCTGACGGGCACGCTGGAATATGCCGGCCAGCTCGTCGCCATGGGCACCATGGGCTACAAGCACGAGAGCATGGCCGGCAACGGCGATCTCACCCGCGCCACGCTGTCGAAGACGCAAATCAATCTGAAGATGATCCCGGGCGTCGACGGCCGTCTCGAAGTCTGCCAGCTCGTCGCGATCAACCTCGTCGACATCGTGCCGAAGGGCTCGTGGATGGGACCCGGCCGGCTGCATCTGGTGCCCCACGTCAATGCGCCGGTCGCGGATTTCCCGGTCCGCCGCTGCATCGGCGCGCATCACTACATCGCCGATCTGACGCTGCCGTTCGGCCGCGTCGTGCACGACTACGTCAAGGAAGCCGAGGCGGCGGCTTTGACCGGGCTGGCGGCGGAGTAG
- a CDS encoding transporter, with translation MAEAAKLVGTIANAEPAIPGLVWAFRLHGDGGAEALPIDQPIEFSHDGRLWLHFNLTDARARPWIASSQLPPLARELLLSNDTFQQLHVIDHCVYGVFSDLVREIDTATEETAFLRFAMTEHLLISGRHQALCSADATRRVLEGGYRVDNVAHLLEKIVDEVADTLDRMADKLGQEIDDIEERILADDAKPEMRRNLGRLRRTCVRLHRQLTGLRVLFHRLDQKNTDHLSPALRIHAGKLAQRLDGLDHDIVELRERSRLLEEELRFKNEEESNRHLHTLSIVTSLLLPPTLITGIFGMNTKGLPLTEVETGFLWAAVLMASSVAAAYLFMRRTGIFK, from the coding sequence ATGGCTGAAGCGGCAAAGCTCGTCGGCACGATCGCGAATGCCGAGCCCGCCATTCCCGGCCTGGTCTGGGCGTTCCGCCTGCACGGCGACGGCGGCGCCGAGGCGCTGCCGATCGACCAGCCGATCGAGTTCAGCCATGACGGCCGGCTCTGGCTGCATTTCAACCTGACGGATGCGCGCGCACGGCCCTGGATCGCGTCATCGCAGTTGCCGCCGCTCGCCCGCGAACTGCTGCTGTCGAACGACACCTTCCAGCAGCTTCACGTCATCGACCACTGCGTCTACGGCGTCTTCTCCGACCTCGTGCGCGAGATCGACACCGCAACGGAGGAGACCGCGTTCCTGCGCTTCGCCATGACCGAGCATCTCCTCATCAGCGGCCGTCATCAGGCACTGTGCTCGGCGGACGCGACGCGCCGCGTGCTCGAAGGCGGTTACCGCGTCGACAATGTCGCCCATCTCCTGGAGAAGATCGTCGACGAGGTCGCCGATACGCTGGACAGGATGGCCGACAAGCTCGGCCAGGAGATCGACGACATCGAGGAACGCATCCTAGCCGACGACGCCAAGCCGGAGATGCGCCGCAACCTCGGCCGCCTGCGCCGCACCTGCGTCAGGCTGCATCGCCAGCTCACCGGCCTGCGGGTGCTGTTCCACCGCCTCGACCAGAAGAACACCGATCATCTCTCACCCGCCTTGCGGATCCATGCCGGCAAGCTGGCGCAGCGGCTGGATGGGCTCGACCATGACATCGTCGAGCTTCGCGAGCGCAGCCGTCTCCTCGAAGAGGAGCTGCGCTTCAAGAACGAGGAGGAGAGCAACCGCCACCTCCACACGCTCTCGATCGTGACCTCGCTGCTGCTGCCGCCGACCTTGATCACCGGTATCTTTGGCATGAACACCAAGGGCCTGCCGCTCACGGAGGTCGAGACCGGATTCCTCTGGGCGGCGGTGCTGATGGCCTCGTCGGTCGCTGCGGCCTATCTCTTCATGCGGCGCACGGGCATATTCAAGTAG
- a CDS encoding carbohydrate porin produces the protein MIGTAHSFLLRRASAIVLACTAASTSALAGAKDESAAEWLFPKWFNEWHDGLANKGLNFGATYIADNIANVSGGVKRGAIHFGRLDLSVDADLDKLVGWTGGRFYANAFVIYGQGLSRNYVMNLATISEIEALPDQRLYNAYFEQSFFNDRLNIRAGQQAADVEFFDSQTDDLFINGTFGWPAIKASNLPAGGPAPPIAVPGIRIKAALNDKITVFGAVFNGDPSGPGAADPQLRDHHGLAFRVNDPPWVIGQVRFNYDIDVGGRPLAGNFTPGAWKHYGSFDSQRFTAEGLSIADPGGTGIPAKLRGNYGIFAVIEQVLYRPPEVKENSTSASIPGVTAFGRIAYSPPDRNLIDLYLDGGIGFVGFVPGRPLDRFGVAAAYMRISNIARNLDVDTQAFTGIQSPVRSNETLIEMIYEAHVKPGWLVAPYFQYVFRPSGGIPNPNDPTGVSRIGDAAVFGVTTTIRY, from the coding sequence GTGATCGGGACTGCCCATAGCTTTCTGTTGCGACGCGCGAGCGCGATTGTGCTGGCCTGCACGGCTGCGAGCACCAGCGCGCTCGCCGGTGCCAAGGACGAGAGCGCGGCCGAGTGGCTGTTTCCGAAATGGTTCAATGAATGGCATGACGGCCTTGCCAACAAGGGCCTGAATTTCGGCGCCACCTACATCGCCGACAACATTGCCAACGTCTCCGGCGGCGTGAAGCGCGGTGCCATCCATTTCGGCCGGCTCGATCTGTCTGTCGATGCCGATCTCGACAAGCTGGTCGGCTGGACCGGCGGCCGGTTCTACGCCAATGCGTTCGTGATCTATGGCCAGGGCCTCTCCCGCAACTACGTCATGAACCTCGCCACCATCAGCGAAATCGAGGCGCTGCCGGACCAGCGGCTCTACAATGCGTATTTCGAGCAGAGTTTTTTCAACGACCGCCTCAACATCCGGGCCGGCCAACAGGCGGCCGACGTCGAGTTCTTCGACAGCCAGACCGACGACCTCTTCATCAACGGCACCTTCGGCTGGCCCGCGATCAAGGCATCCAACCTTCCGGCCGGCGGCCCGGCGCCGCCGATCGCGGTGCCTGGCATTCGCATCAAGGCCGCGCTGAACGACAAGATCACCGTGTTCGGCGCGGTGTTCAACGGCGATCCGTCCGGGCCGGGCGCGGCCGATCCGCAACTGCGCGATCACCATGGCCTCGCGTTCCGCGTCAACGATCCGCCCTGGGTGATCGGGCAGGTGCGTTTCAACTACGACATCGATGTCGGGGGACGTCCGCTCGCCGGCAATTTCACACCCGGTGCCTGGAAGCACTACGGCTCCTTCGACAGCCAGCGCTTCACGGCCGAGGGGCTGTCGATCGCGGACCCCGGCGGCACCGGCATCCCCGCAAAGCTGCGCGGCAATTACGGCATCTTCGCCGTGATCGAGCAGGTGCTCTATCGCCCGCCGGAGGTCAAAGAGAACAGCACGTCAGCCTCGATCCCTGGCGTCACCGCCTTCGGCCGTATCGCCTATAGCCCACCGGACCGCAACCTGATCGACCTCTATCTCGACGGCGGCATCGGCTTCGTCGGCTTCGTCCCTGGCCGTCCGCTCGATCGCTTCGGCGTGGCGGCAGCCTACATGCGCATCTCGAACATCGCGCGCAATCTCGACGTCGACACGCAGGCCTTCACCGGCATTCAGAGCCCGGTGCGCAGCAACGAGACGCTGATCGAGATGATCTACGAGGCGCACGTCAAGCCGGGCTGGCTGGTCGCGCCTTACTTCCAGTACGTGTTCCGCCCCTCGGGCGGCATCCCCAATCCGAACGATCCGACCGGCGTCTCGCGGATCGGTGACGCCGCGGTGTTCGGCGTCACCACCACGATCAGGTATTAG
- a CDS encoding MFS transporter, with protein sequence MISNWLAATLGRRNIHYGWVMVGVTFLTALISAGTVGAPGVFIVPLQQEFGWSTAEISSALSIRFILFGLMAPFAAALLNRYGLRNVTLTAQLIVVSALVASLGMTQVWQLVALWGVVIGIGTGMTALVLGATIATRWFAARRGLVVGIMTASVATGQLVFLPLLASLTERYGWRLALGFVCIALCVSALAVLLAMRDRPSDVGLRPFGDEGTAPLPVPPVSHGSITGVALGTLRDASKSSAFWILFATFFVCGASTNGLVQVHLIPMCLDFGIPQVQAASLLAAMGIFDFFGTIMSGWLSDRYDNRYLLFWYYGLRGLSLIFLPFSDFSFYGLSIFAMFYGLDWIATVPPTVRLTAQKFGPERANLVFGWIFAGHQLGAGTAAFGAGFSRTVYQSYLPAFFIAGALCVFASLIVLALSRQPKAEPKPAMA encoded by the coding sequence ATGATTTCGAATTGGCTCGCGGCAACACTTGGCCGCCGCAATATCCACTACGGCTGGGTGATGGTCGGCGTGACCTTCCTGACCGCGCTGATCAGCGCGGGCACGGTCGGTGCACCCGGCGTGTTCATCGTTCCGCTTCAGCAGGAGTTCGGCTGGAGCACGGCGGAGATCTCCTCCGCGCTCTCGATCCGCTTCATCCTGTTCGGACTGATGGCGCCGTTCGCGGCCGCGCTTCTGAATCGCTACGGCCTGCGCAATGTGACGCTCACCGCGCAGCTCATCGTCGTCTCGGCATTGGTGGCCTCGCTCGGCATGACGCAGGTCTGGCAGCTCGTGGCGCTGTGGGGCGTCGTGATCGGCATCGGCACCGGCATGACCGCGCTGGTGCTCGGCGCCACCATCGCGACGCGCTGGTTCGCGGCGCGGCGCGGCCTCGTCGTCGGCATCATGACCGCGAGCGTCGCCACCGGCCAGCTCGTATTCCTGCCGCTGCTCGCGAGCCTGACCGAACGTTACGGCTGGCGGCTCGCGCTCGGCTTCGTCTGTATCGCGCTCTGTGTTTCCGCGCTCGCCGTGCTGCTCGCGATGCGCGACCGGCCGAGCGATGTCGGCCTGCGCCCGTTCGGCGACGAGGGTACCGCTCCCCTGCCCGTCCCGCCGGTCAGCCACGGCTCGATCACGGGCGTGGCGCTCGGCACGCTGCGCGACGCCTCGAAGAGCAGCGCGTTCTGGATCCTGTTTGCGACCTTCTTCGTTTGCGGCGCGTCGACCAACGGCCTCGTCCAGGTCCACCTGATCCCGATGTGCCTCGATTTCGGCATCCCGCAGGTGCAGGCCGCGAGCCTGCTCGCCGCGATGGGCATCTTCGACTTCTTCGGCACCATCATGTCGGGCTGGCTGTCGGACCGCTACGACAACCGTTACCTCTTGTTCTGGTACTACGGCCTGCGCGGGCTCTCGCTGATCTTCCTGCCGTTCAGCGATTTCTCGTTCTACGGCCTGTCGATCTTCGCGATGTTCTACGGGCTCGACTGGATCGCCACGGTGCCGCCGACGGTGCGCCTCACCGCGCAGAAGTTCGGGCCCGAGCGCGCCAATCTGGTGTTCGGCTGGATCTTTGCCGGCCATCAGCTCGGCGCCGGCACGGCCGCGTTCGGCGCCGGTTTCTCGCGGACGGTCTATCAGAGCTATTTGCCCGCGTTCTTCATCGCGGGCGCGCTCTGCGTGTTCGCCTCGCTGATCGTGCTGGCGCTGTCGCGGCAACCGAAGGCCGAGCCGAAGCCGGCGATGGCCTAA
- a CDS encoding acetyl-CoA C-acyltransferase, whose product MAEATDPVVIVSAARTPLGRFMGELSALPAHKLGSHVIGAALERARLAPEKVDEVFMGCVLPAGQGQAPARQAARSAGLPDATGATTVNKVCGSGMKATMLAHDIIRAGSAEIVVSGGMESMSNAPYLLAKARGGYRVGHDRIIDHMMMDGLEDAYETGRSMGDFGEATAEAYQFTRKDQDTYAMETLSRARKAVEGGAFKAEIAPITLTEKAGPRIIANDEHPLKVDPAKIPGLKPAFRANGTITPAASSANADGAAALVLTKRSLADRNGLPMLAEIKGHATHSQEPQWFTTAPIPAIRKLLDKVGWSAGDVDLFEINEAFAVVAMAAQRDLGIAREKLNVNGGACALGHPIGATGARLIVTLLHALETNNLKRGVAALCIGGGEATAIAVERLAH is encoded by the coding sequence ATGGCCGAAGCCACCGATCCCGTCGTCATCGTCTCCGCCGCCCGCACCCCGCTCGGCCGCTTCATGGGCGAGTTGTCGGCGCTTCCGGCGCACAAGCTCGGATCGCACGTGATCGGCGCAGCGCTGGAGCGCGCAAGACTTGCGCCCGAGAAGGTCGACGAGGTCTTCATGGGCTGCGTGCTGCCGGCGGGGCAAGGCCAGGCACCGGCGCGGCAGGCCGCACGTAGCGCCGGGCTTCCCGATGCCACCGGCGCCACCACCGTCAACAAGGTCTGCGGCTCCGGCATGAAGGCGACCATGCTGGCGCACGACATCATCCGCGCGGGATCCGCCGAGATCGTCGTCTCCGGCGGCATGGAGAGCATGAGCAACGCGCCTTACCTGCTGGCGAAGGCACGCGGCGGTTATCGCGTCGGCCATGACCGCATCATCGACCACATGATGATGGACGGCCTCGAGGATGCCTATGAGACCGGCCGCTCGATGGGCGATTTCGGTGAGGCCACCGCGGAAGCCTATCAGTTTACCCGCAAGGACCAGGACACCTACGCGATGGAGACGCTAAGTCGCGCCCGCAAGGCCGTCGAAGGCGGCGCGTTCAAGGCCGAGATCGCGCCGATCACGCTGACCGAGAAGGCAGGTCCCCGCATCATCGCCAATGACGAGCATCCCCTGAAGGTCGATCCCGCCAAGATTCCCGGCCTGAAGCCGGCGTTCCGCGCCAACGGCACCATCACGCCGGCGGCCTCCTCCGCCAATGCCGACGGCGCCGCGGCGCTGGTGCTGACCAAGCGCTCGCTTGCCGACCGCAATGGTCTGCCTATGCTCGCCGAGATCAAGGGCCATGCCACCCACAGCCAGGAACCGCAATGGTTCACCACCGCGCCGATCCCGGCGATCCGCAAGCTGCTGGACAAGGTCGGCTGGAGCGCCGGCGATGTCGATCTGTTCGAGATCAACGAAGCCTTCGCCGTGGTGGCGATGGCGGCGCAGCGCGATCTCGGCATCGCCAGAGAGAAGCTCAACGTCAATGGCGGCGCCTGCGCGCTCGGCCATCCCATCGGCGCCACTGGCGCACGGCTGATCGTGACGCTGCTGCATGCGCTGGAGACCAACAACCTCAAGCGCGGCGTCGCGGCGCTCTGCATCGGCGGCGGCGAAGCCACGGCGATTGCGGTAGAGCGTCTCGCGCACTGA